From Miscanthus floridulus cultivar M001 chromosome 15, ASM1932011v1, whole genome shotgun sequence, the proteins below share one genomic window:
- the LOC136509506 gene encoding uncharacterized protein, which produces MKLSDSANPPLFGCCILQSRQGFKDSFPSFTLSDSVKDWTEKWFYVPKPTPFSSDLSSTPSALPVWKDKLLTSEVKAIKPLLARVSQLKQAGLTGNGLVASFIRRRVQPIMKRENFGFEYSGPKDSSRLVPDAELPVEVILDRLKRVFSNVSAMPARIDEYDAAHPPPEGLRRAFELIIPVAAAAAEDTTDDEAVEEEATADDIIQP; this is translated from the exons ATGAAACTTTCTGACTCTGCCAATCCTCCTCTTTTTGGGTGCTGCATCTTACAATCCCGTCAGGGATTTAAGGACAGCTTCCCCTCCTTTACTCTTTCTGACTCTGTCAAGGATTGGACCGAAAAATGGTTCTATGTCCCAAAACCCACTCCTTTTTCTTCTGATCTTTCTTCTACTCCAAGTGCCCTTCCTGTCTGGAAGGATAAACTTTTAACTTCTGAGGTTAAGGCAATCAAGCCTTTGCTGGCTCGAGTTAGTCAGCTTAAACAGGCTGGTCTGACTGGCAATGGCTTGGTTGCCAGCTTCATTCGACGCCGGGTTCAACCTATTATGAAGAGGGAGAACTTTGGTTTTGAATACTCTGGTCCCAAGGATTCCTCTCGCCTTGTTCCTGATGCGGAGCTGCCAGTGGAAGTGATTCTTGACCGCTTGAAGCGGGTTTTTAGTAATGTTAGTGCGATGCCTGCTCGCATTGACGAATATGATGCTGCTCATCCTCCTCCTGAG GGTCTTAGACGGGCTTTTGAGCTCATTATTCCTGTTGCTGCGGCAGCTGCTGAAGATACGACTGATGATGAAGCCGTCGAAGAGGAGGCAACTGCTGATGACATAATTCAACCTTGA